A window of the Phaseolus vulgaris cultivar G19833 chromosome 5, P. vulgaris v2.0, whole genome shotgun sequence genome harbors these coding sequences:
- the LOC137835105 gene encoding cytochrome P450 72A68-like, whose amino-acid sequence MEAAWTTTLTLIVILLLTWAWKILNWLWFNPKRLEKLLREQGFQGNPYKLLVGDSKEFLKMRKEALSKPMDLSDDIVPRVSSYINHSVKSHGKNSFIWLGPTPRVTILDPEQIKDIFNKIYDFPKPDINPLFKLLATGLAGYEGEKWSKHRRLINPAFNLEKLKAMLPLFFESCNDLVNKWERMLSSDGSCEIDAWPFLQNMTSDVIARSAFGSSFEEGRRIFQLQREQTKLALQVILKVQIPGWRFLPTKSHRRMKEIDRDIKASLKDMIYKREKALKKGEAINDDLLGILLESNHKEIQEHAKGDNKNVGMSLEDVIEECKLFYFAGQETTSVLLVWTMVLLSRYPDWQERAREEVLQVFGNQKPSFDGLNRLKIVTMILNEVLRLYPPALGMNRLAKRDLKLGNITLPAGVQIFLPTVLVHHDCEFWGEDAKQFNPERFSEGVLKATKGRVSFFPFGWGPRICIGQNFSLLEAKMALSMILQHFSFELSPAYAHAPAMLITLQPQYGAHIILHKVKM is encoded by the exons ATGGAAGCAGCATGGACCACAACTCTGACTCTCATAGTGATACTTCTTCTGACATGGGCATGGAAGATTCTGAACTGGTTATGGTTCAATCCAAAGAGACTTGAAAAGCTCCTAAGAGAGCAAGGCTTTCAAGGCAATCCATACAAGCTTTTGGTTGGAGACAGCAAGGAGTTTCTCAAGATGAGAAAGGAAGCCTTATCCAAACCTATGGATCTCTCTGATGACATAGTTCCACGTGTCTCTTCCTATATCAATCATAGTGTCAAGTCACATG GTAAGAATTCTTTTATCTGGTTAGGACCAACGCCAAGGGTGACTATCTTAGATCCAGAGCAAATCAAAGATATATTTAACAAGATCTATGACTTCCCAAAGCCTGATATAAATCCACTTTTCAAGTTACTAGCAACTGGCCTTGCAGGCTATGAAGGAGAAAAGTGGAGCAAGCACAGAAGGTTAATCAACCCTGCTTTcaatttagaaaaattaaag GCCATGTTACCGTTATTCTTCGAAAGTTGCAATGATCTGGTTAACAAATGGGAAAGAATGTTGTCTTCCGACGGATCATGTGAAATAGATGCATGGCCTTTCCTTCAGAATATGACTAGTGATGTTATCGCTCGATCAGCATTTGGAAGTAGCTttgaagaaggaagaagaatatTTCAACTTCAAAGAGAGCAAACTAAACTTGCATTGCAAGTTATCTTAAAAGTTCAAATCCCTGGATGGAG GTTTTTACCTACTAAAAGCCATAGGAGAATGAAGGAAATTGACAGAGATATAAAAGCTTCGTTGAAGGATATGATTTACAAGAGGGAGAAAGCACTAAAGAAGGGTGAAGCCATTAATGATGACCTATTAGGTATACTTTTGGAGTCAAATCACAAGGAAATTCAAGAACATGCAAAGGGAGACAATAAGAATGTTGGAATGAGTCTTGAAGATGTAATCGAGGAATGCAAGCTATTCTACTTTGCAGGGCAGGAAACCACTTCAGTTTTGCTGGTTTGGACAATGGTGTTACTGAGTAGGTACCCTGATTGGCAAGAACGTGCAAGGGAGGAAGTCTTGCAAGTCTTTGGCAATCAAAAGCCAAGTTTTGATGGTTTAAATCGCCTAAAGATT GTCACTATGATTTTGAATGAGGTTCTTAGATTATACCCACCAGCACTTGGGATGAATCGACTTGCTAAAAGAGATTTGAAACTTGGAAACATAACATTACCTGCTGGAGTGCAGATTTTCCTCCCAACTGTTTTGGTTCACCATGACTGTGAATTCTGGGGTGAAGATGCTAAGCAGTTCAATCCTGAGAGATTTTCTGAAGGAGTTCTAAAAGCAACAAAGGGTAGAGTTTCATTTTTCCCTTTTGGATGGGGTCCTAGAATATGCATTGGACAAAACTTCTCCTTATTGGAAGCAAAGATGGCTTTGTCAATGATTTTACAGCATTTCTCATTTGAACTTTCTCCAGCATATGCTCATGCTCCAGCTATGTTAATCACTCTTCAACCTCAGTATGGTGCTCATATCATTCTCCATAAAGtgaaaatgtga